One part of the Luteitalea sp. genome encodes these proteins:
- a CDS encoding alpha/beta hydrolase codes for MARRLPNNELVIYPDAGHGGILQFHEQFVEKALEFLAK; via the coding sequence ATGGCCCGACGTCTGCCGAACAACGAGTTGGTCATCTACCCGGACGCCGGCCACGGCGGAATCCTCCAGTTCCACGAGCAGTTCGTCGAGAAGGCTCTCGAGTTCCTCGCGAAGTAG